ACGCAACAGAGTTTTTTGATGAAGACGATGAAAATTTGGATTACCACCTGGGCGAGCAAGTCTGGGTAGAATGGTATGCTGGCTGGGAGGTTATTCTGCCCGATGAAGACTGAACTGCTTTTTAAACGTTGCACCATTGCCAGCATTTGGATTGGCTTGGGCGGCTTTGCGTTATTACCCTTGTTACTGGTGCTGGGCATGAGCTTCTTAAAGAATAGTCCGTCACACTTATATCAATGGCATCTTACCTGGCAACATTATTTAGCGTTGCTCGACCCCATCTATATCAAACTTGCTTGGCGATCTTTTCTGTTGGCACTGCAAGTTACTTTTTTTTGTTTGCTTATTAGTTATCCTTTTGCCTTTATTTTAGCAAACTCGCCAAAGAAAAATCGTTCGCTGCTACTCTTATTAATCATTATTCCTTTTTGGACCAGCTCATTGCTGCGCAGTTATGCCATCATTATGTTGATTCAGACCAATGGTTTATTCAATCATGTATTATTGAGTCTTGGTATCATTCAACATCCATTACATATGTTATACACCAATGCCGCCGTGATTATTGGTCTCGTTTATAATTTATTGCCCTTTATGATTCTGCCGCTTTATAGCAACATGGAGCAACTCAACCCTGAGCTGATTGAAGCCGCAAAAGATCTTGGCGCCAACAAAACACAAATACTTTTCCGTGTGCTACTCCCACTGACTTTTCCTGGTATTCTATCCGGTTGTTTATTAGTGCTATTGCCAGCAATGACACTGTTCTTTATTCCTGATATTTTAGGCGGTGCAAAGTCCTTATTGCT
This genomic stretch from marine bacterium B5-7 harbors:
- the potB gene encoding putrescine/spermidine ABC transporter permease — encoded protein: MKTELLFKRCTIASIWIGLGGFALLPLLLVLGMSFLKNSPSHLYQWHLTWQHYLALLDPIYIKLAWRSFLLALQVTFFCLLISYPFAFILANSPKKNRSLLLLLIIIPFWTSSLLRSYAIIMLIQTNGLFNHVLLSLGIIQHPLHMLYTNAAVIIGLVYNLLPFMILPLYSNMEQLNPELIEAAKDLGANKTQILFRVLLPLTFPGILSGCLLVLLPAMTLFFIPDILGGAKSLLLGNLIQMQFFQSSNWPLGAAISVMLTIFMGILLWFYSRQVNMERQLA